The genomic region TTTATATAGTAGCTgtggatatcaaatcaaatcagttttatttatatagcgccaaatcacaacaaacagttgccccaaggcgctttatattgtaaggcaaagccatacaataattacggaaaaaccccaacggtcaaaatgaccccctgtgagcaagcacttggcgacagtgggaaggataaCAAGTGTGTGATATGGGACCACACACTTGTTACAAAGTCCCCCCTCCCTCTCCTTtaattgaaaaaagtttgatgttTTTCATTTCCACCATAATGAACCGTGATGATTTTTTTAACCGTAACCCTTGTCAACCGTATGCCAAATCTATGCATTACAACTAACCATGGTCAGCTTTGTTTATACTGAATCTGAGAATATTTTGTCAACACAAGTGAATTCTGTAAAACATCTTTAAGCAAAAACAAGATCATATCTGTGCATGCGGACATGTTATGAATGAGGTCCTGTCTTTTTGGATACAGTACTTATGATTAAGGTTGCGACTGATCCAGTATTGGGATCGGCTtccgataccgacgtaattcaaGTATTGAAAATTCCGATCCAACTCACGACATATTCCGATACAtgaggagccactgtgaatcctcttaactgctgctgtttgctctctgctttgtttgctgctgagtgggaggaggggaggggggaggttttctgaagcccaGCTGTTTGAGAGAACTCTCTTCGGCAGTGTTGTAGCTGCGGGTAGTGGCAAATTTCTGTCTGGCTTTCATGTTCAAATTGTCTATTCGTCgagcatggattttccaaaaagttaactgaattgttgctgaaaatgtgtgctgaaaagtttGCTGCTTCAGCgtcccgaggctgtgaaatgCCAGGTCATTGTGCAGCTGAGGAGGACAACGAACAGAGATTTTGTCCACTGAAAGGGCAaaaatctccattaaaatcctgcgcgtgAGCATTGGTGATGATAAATTTACAGTTTTATAGTTGAAAGGCTtaatgtttccaaaaagttcgaaGTTTGCGCAGCAAGAATGTTCTCAGCGCGAGAGAAAGAAAAAGTGAGAgagtgacagagggagagagaaagcaagcaagaaagggaatgaaagagagagcaaacgagagacagaaggagggggagagagagggaactttattttgaatttttatgcttaacacTTGCttaaacatgtttcccatgtcaataaagcaccACTGAAAttaaagaaagagagagacagagagagagagggagacagagagtgagtgctgtcttttctctccaAGTCTATGAAAATAAGGCTATGAAAgtctatttaaaaaataaaagtatttaattctttcaccaaaacatcaaatctcggctttcatcttagattcaccttctgacaaactgtagctgaactttcaggtctcctttttaagaaaatattcATATAAAATCaagaataatcataataatattaaagcaaacatattggtatcggcagatatccaaattcaggtatcgggatcggctcggaagtgaaaaattgtggatctttGCATCCCTGCTTATGATTAATTATCCAGCTTCCATGATCATCTACCTGTCTATTCATGACCTTGTAAGAATAAGTCGTCCTAATCTGTTCGTTGTATTTAAGTGAAAGttcacacagtggtagcacaccaAATGATGATGTGCATGAAGAAAAATTCTTCCAGATTAGTCTTTTCAAGGGGAGATATTTggatttttgcagtttttttgttttccttAATATATCTTGTCAGTTACATGTAATAGACAGCCAGTTTGTTAATTTAAGTGTTGCATTACAAGAGCTTTAGTACCACTAATATATAATTCATACAAGCACCTAGTATGACAGAACGTGGGATGTTAAGTTTGTGATCTTGCTCCCAAATCTCGAGTTTTACTTTTATTTGCAGTTTAATGACACACAAAGACTGAAAGAAAACTTTGCTAATCTTGATAAAATGAAATCTTTGAGAATttgtaactttaaaaaaaatcctataAAAATATTTTATACGGATTCTTCTATATTTTCTAAGTAATCTATCCATTTTTTCCTCCTCATACCGTTTATTCAGTGTTGACTGTTTTTCACTCCAGCACCATATAAAGTACCAGCACTTGCTGAAGAAGAAGTATGTGTGTCCGCACCCATCCTGTGGGAGACTTTTCCGTCTACAGAAGCAGCTGTTGCGTCACGCAAAACACCACACTGGTACACATTGTTTTTGATGCATTCCTGACCTTTGGTTGTGAATTTTCATTAAGCGTAGAGTTATGTGTTAAAAATGTGCATGTTTAATTGTTGTGTGATTATTAGACCAGAGGGACTACATCTGTGAATTCTGTGCACGTGCCTTCAAGAGCTCCCACAACCTGGCTGTCCACCGCATGATCCACACGGGAGAGAAGCCCCTCCAGTTAGTGCCAGCATGTGTATAAATTGTCTGATGAATCTTATGCCTTATTTTGGGTGTCTGTTCCTGACATCATCGACTTTGTTAGTCAGTTCTACAATGCATACACAGACATACTGAGAATTGAAATTTCGTTAGTCTGTCTCACGGAATTTCAATCATCTCTTTGATCTTATAGGTGTGAAATCTGCGGCTTCACCTGTCGTCAAAAGGCGTCACTCAACTGGCACATGAAGAAGCACGACGCTGATGCCACTTATCAGTTCTCCTGCTCCATTTGTGGTAAGAAGTTTGAGAAGAAGGACTGCGTGGTGGCCCACAAGGCCAAAAGTCACCCAGAGGTGCTAATTGCTGAGGCACTGGCAGCCAATGCCGGTGCGCTCATTACAACCCCCACCTCCCTGCTGGAACTGCACGGAAACCCCATGCAAGCAGATGTCACCGGCCTGGAGGTGAGCCAAGTGGGGCAGGATGGGCAGGTGGAACAGTTGAGCCAGGAAGGCCAGCAAGCAGCTCAGGTGTCCCAGATGGGTCATGCAGCCCAACAAGTGAGTCATCAGGTGGTGCTGTTAGGACAAGATCAAAGCCTCCACACCATGCCAGTGACGATAGCTTTGTCCCCCATCGACCCTCCTTCACCTGCTGAAAACCAGCAGAGTCACCTTCATCTCCAGATGCCCGTCCAGTTTGTGCAACCCACTCAGCAGTCACAACAGCCTCAAATCCAACAACTGGACTTGCATTCCAGCTCCATGGTGACCCAGCACCAATCCCAGCTTCCACTCATTCAGTCCTATTCTTCCCAGCAGCAGAGCCAGGGGCAGACGCAAATCCTGCAGATGACCTTCCAGCCCGTCAGTCAGCCCCAAACCCATATCCAGCAAATGCCCATTATGGGAACATCTCAACAACTTCAGATGCTGCAGACAGCCGCCCCGAGCCCTCCTCTTCTGTCCCCATCACAACTGCAACCCCAACCCCAGGGTCGAGTCTCCACTAACGGGGACAGCTTTATTCTGGACACGCCGGTGCTCTCCTCTTCTCCTCCATCAGCCAGTTCTCTTCAGCAGCCAGAAGCTGTGGGAGTAGACGGCGTGATCTGGGAGCAGGCAAGACGAGGGGAGGTTCTGTCTGACAGCGGTGAGAGACATTAGCAAAAGGCACTTATGTAAAAAGCAGAGCAGAGAAAGCCGTTGTCACTGATATAATATTCTATCATGAAATGTTTGAAGTAAACGTAAGCTCACCAATATATTATATACTGTTCACTCATAGTCACATTTGTTAGCTTTTTAGAGTATATATCAGGGAATGAATTGTGTCTGTACTTGTAAGTTGTCAACTTTGTAAATAAGTGCTGTAAACTTGTCTTTTATGAGAGTGTTTGGTGCTGAAGTGTATTCTAGGAGGATGTGTTGCCCTATTGCAAAGTTATTCCTGTAATGCAATAATATGGTACACATCTAAATACAGCACATCAAATACAGAGTTTGTGGCATGGTCAGGGTTTTTAACAAAAACTGCTTTATTTATATTGTGATTTAAACACAAAAATGATGAATTGCTTCTAAAATATTAGAGGTGAAGACATTTTTAAATAAATGGCTGGTCATTTCAATAAACTTAGAAAGgcatatatcaaatcaattttatttatatagcgccaaatcacaacagttgccccaaggcgctttatattgcaaggcaaaagccatacaataattacagaaaaaccccaacggtcaaaacaaccccctatgagcaagcacttggcgacagtgggcgaTAAACTCAAAGATTCTTCACTGGCCTGTGGGAGGGGAACTTTTAAAGATCTGGCAGTGTCCTGCTTTAATGAGATTTGGGCTGAGTGTAGCTGTTGGTAGTTTAAAGGAATAATCTGCATTAATATGTAGGTAATAATTACCAGGTCATTGTAGGCAGCTAGTACGTAGGTGACCGCTGACGTAAATTTCATATGAATGTAAAAAAGTAACAAAAGGCTCTTACTAGGGGTGTCACGGTTCGGTTCACACCTCAGTTTAGGCATCACGGTAAAATTCCTCACGTTTATACAGTAGCTGTTATCTGTGAGCGGTAGAGAGCTGCCGTCAGCCACTTCACCACCGTGAGACGAAGTGGACAAGTaaacttttttcattaaatgttgaTGTTTTTGTTTGGATCATGCAACATGTCAAGCCAGACCACCTTCaatattttgttcattttaagttTGATTTTTGTACAAATCACGGAATCTCATAAAACCTCTCTGTACAGAATCAAAATCATTGTATGCAATGTTATGCAGCGATCATCCCATCCATGAAATTTTACATTAATTCTTATAAAACATCAACTTTTTCATAAGTTCTTGTGTTGTCTGCTTAAACTCGAATGATCGGACTGGTCTAATCTGGGGAGAGTAATTCACCACAAATGCAGATCAGTAAACAGTCACTTTTTTGGTTCATATTTTGGAAGAAAAGGGTAAATTAACCAACTTGCTTGAAATGGCTGGTTCACTTTTCTCTCTGCTCGCCTCTGACACAGAGCAGGCTGGGGATGCTGATCAACCCTTCCTGCTTAGAGCATGAGACTAGAGACATAGTCTGTGGACATGAGCAGTACAGCTCGCTGAAATCTTGCTGACTTATGGAAACCAATGTGCACATGTATAATGATACTGTGCAGAGTCATACCCTGTGTTGCGCGTACTGTTCTGTGCACCGAACTGTCCGTACAGTTCAATataaatacatgtattgtgacacccctTGCTCTTACAGAATTAAGTCATGAAATTAAGATTTCTTGTGCAATAACCTTTGATGCCATTTGATTAAAAACAAACTACGAGTATGTAGAAACCCTCGTGTGTCTACTAAATCTGTACCACCATAGTTTGTGACAGTGTTGTACAACAGGCAGAATCTGTTCTTttattatgtaaaataaatgtcttACCACTTAACAAAGGTGTAATCATTGAAAGTTTGAAGTGATTCCTTTAGAGGAAAACCCAGGTCTAGTCTGGCAGCATGCACTGGTACTGCACAGCTGAATCcgccacactatggaactgccttgggtcctggaataAACTATCAAGACACACAACATCTATTCCCACCTTCCAGAAATAGCTGTCTGTCTGttgcagtcaggtgaaacgtgggcatcccttTGGTCTTTTCTAGTTGCTGGGGTCATCCACACTGAGGTACGTACTTGCATGCTAGAGCTTGCCCAGAGAAACATGGCCAAAATTATGTcgctgatgttctctcacaatacaagtggtacacctcatctgagtctcctaaaGTAACAGTTTGTttgtccagtggtacccaaggatccactGAAGAGACTTAGTCCTAAAGCATCTtatcacagccatacagtaagaTGGGAAGcgccagtgggcctcatgtacaaaggctgcgtacGTTCGTCTCCACGCTAGTGTTTGgacgtatcaaaagtgaaatgaccatggaaatgtgcggtgtgcCACACAAAAATGCTGGCgtatgcacatttctacagctattgttccaatgCCAACACGTAGCGGTGATGCTGGGTACTAttaacagtgtgaaaacaagaagtcatcagagtgatgtgcacaccagacacacttatgaacaattaatacacccatgtgtttgcaattatataggTGGACATAAaaacatgcgcaaagtgatgaggaaaatggcgtttaacaatggctgcgttagcgctgttagaggaccttgcaaatggtgcaccccgaggtgagcatgtattcagtgaacacgaggatttacttgcaaatgacaataattggctaaTAAGCCGATTTCGTGTACCAAGGCCGCTGTTAATGGAGTTGTGCGCAAAACTGGGGCGGGCCCAGAGAGCATTTCAGCGAGGAGTCAGGCAGTTGTCTGTGCCCacgcaggtgctgaccacgctggcttcctggcaacagggccaTTCCAATGGGAGCTAGCCGAGTGTGCCTGTCAACTTTGagttgagccatgccagctgtgtgcaacacaatcatcctaatgtcatccaggtacgtcACATGCCAACATTAAAGGGCAAATttcagcgagagccggtttccctaacGTAAGGAAACAATTTAACTCCATCAATGGTCAAATCATATGAttcgcaaatgcattgggttagGAACAGGCTAGATGGATGGCTGCATTGGGTAAGTCATTTGTGTaatggttccaaacaaaaaccagtgcgggcatgtgcacattcaaatatgttttataTTAATTTTTCCTTTTTGGTGAAACTAGAGTTGcagattcttaacaggcccctgattgtctctgtgttcagtatttgttaaTAAACACGTGTAATGTGAATGCAGtgcacctcattttttttaacttcagtgtgtgcgcTGTGGTTTGTTTATTCCGTTTgatagggtaccaaataaactattccTGTGTGTCTCCACATTTCCACTCATGTAGCTCACACTAAGTATAATTTCCGTGTTCATGTTAACTCATCTGATGGAGGGGGTTTTccagctcccagggcctatttacatgcgtttgcatatttaaataggtgcATGGAAAGTGAGGAGCTTGGTAcatctgcatgtgcactcaatttcacgttcagtgggatgtacaaatggaacacgCTTGAatccatgcctacgcacactttgatacatctgagtaTTTTTGTGCTtaagccagtttctgggtttaccGTATGCCACGTTTCaggaggaaatccatgcaagtcattGTAGATGAGGCCCCAGGACCCTAGACAGACCTTTTTTGTTCGGCAAAGCCATCACCAGATACCTCTGTCCAGGAACCTCATAACTCCATTCACTGttatgcagttgtgaatctcgcgccgtCTTGCAGTCCGTGACTCACGAGAGGTCTGTTTCAGCACAGCtccagtgtcaggagctcagcactcacagcgTAAACAATTCtagtgaagtatggacaataagacaacatcggggcacagcagaagtccatcacaggtgctacacctccaatagataaccctctcaacttgggagaacgtgtcatcatcataattgcccgtgaactcgctgaatcaacaccatccacatcctcgctttgccattgtttacatgcgatgTGAgacagaactctgctggcaccgtggtgcattctgggaagcacagggggccGCCAggcgccagggggattatgggaaacattaaagtaccGAATAAGATCTTCCCAGCCATCTGGCAGTCTCAAGGGCTGAGAAGCCAAAACATCATCACAGCTGCAAGAAGTAAGTTTGACCACACAGATATATTTCTGTTGGCCAAGTCCagcaactcaaaaaaaaaaaaaaaacctagatcATAGTCTTCATCCAACACTTAATGATGTCAGTTATGTCTCTAAGATTTTCACACAACATATTGAATATCAATAAGAAGGGTACTGCACACTGTCTTGACAAAATACATTTCAGGGTACACTGAAGCGTCCTTTGTCCCTCTGCTTAGCAAACTGCTTCATCGCTCGCTTTGGAGGAATCAAGGTGTCACTCAGTCCTACCCTTCTCTTCTTGACCTTCCCTTTTGAATCTTCCTCATCTGTCTCCTGCTGGGAAATCTGGCTTTGTCCCACGCAGGAATCAACCTGAGTCGATAACAACCGCGGTTCATTCAGCGGGGGATCAATGTCAGTTGGAATGACTGATGTCTGGAGGTCACTATCATGAGCAAATTTACATCTGATGCCAAATCTGCACCTTCCATCTTTCCGGTACGCCACACAAATCCTCTTCCCACCAATCTGAGAAGGTTTGGCATGCATGGTAAGAGGAACATGTTTCTGTAAGGCGTTGAGCCGCTGGTCAGCCTGAGCCTTGAATGGGTTGGTGAACACGCTGCTGTCAGTGCAGGCATCGAGTGGAGGAGGAGGTAGTTTGCTGGAGTTGACGGATCCCTGGAGGTGTCCTGCAGGAGTGGCAGTAGGCGCTGATGTTTGGTGATGTGTTGGCAAAGACGCATCTTCTGCACTTTCTTCACTGCCTGAGTCACTAGAGGCTGAACCAGATTCCAGCAGGAAGTTGCGAACTTTACTGCCAGCTCCAGGTTCATCATCCAAGTATTTGCTAAAGCTCAAGAGACATAAGAGTTTGGTGTAAGCACAATGGAGCAAGGCAAAGTGTACCGGATTATAATTTTGAATACAGAATACACAGTTTATAATTTGCTTTTAAATGAATTCCACAAATAATACCTTATATAAATAGAGACCTTTACAATTAGATCTATATAAAGTGTCGTACTAACCCCTTTTCCACTTCGCTGTCAGAATCTGAGGAGACTCCGTAACCAACGAGAGAATTCATGCCTAAAGAGAAGCTAAGCTAAATTAGCTTGTACTTAAAAACAGCGAGTTTCTGGTCAGCCAGAAAGCGACATTAAACAACCAAATATTAAAGTAGTAATGATGATAATGCGACGGAAAAATATTTAGCATGAATCACCCATGTTTACGTATAAAAGCTTCGATAGTTAGCGTTTAGCTACGGAAGGCAGCTCTAACGTTAGCCTGCACTGGCACATAGCGGACAGGAGTGGTATTGCATCTTTATAAAATTTTATAAGGTCAAGTTCTTtgtcttatttttcttttttttacacaagcCTTACTTATAAGGTGCAGCTGTTATACACAAAGCATCAAAAGGAAACAGCATGTGTTCACATGAGAGAAAAATTGCCTTGCCTTGGGGAAAAGTTTATTTTCTAGTTGAATCAGAAAAACAATGTTTTTCTGAATTAAAGAGATTACTCAaaataaatgggctgcatttcaaTAACAGACACTCAAGgcactttataatgatgcctcacattcacacacatacactgaCAACATTTAAAAgattagatcaactttatttGTTCATATTCATGTCATTTAATTAATTTCCTTCTGACATAAACATATATCaggaacaaaaaggaacagaaggaagATAAAGCTTGTATTCTCTGTTCcttgtaacaaaaaataaaataaatcaaaataagaAATCCAatccaaagctctcgatttaccgatcgatctacgttccgatcctcacctatggtcatgagatttggctcatgaccgaaagaacgagatcgcgagtacaagctgccgagatgagtttcctccgcagggtggtcagggaagctaaaCGGCTGTACTCTGAGAAACTCCAGCATCAGTTCTCAGCCAACGGCTCCACTACTGTCTGGAAAAGTCTCAAGccactttcacattggcgtattcgtagagctgctcattgtgacgtatcgtctacgctgagttgagcagctctacgcccacttttggCAGCTCTACGTTGAGTTTTTTCtttctacgcagcagtatgttgagggctacacgtgtaggacggaagaaattaaacacgtttaattttctttggcgtagagcgctggacacagttttaagcaggtctgcgcagcacagcgttactgcatgcaagtctgtgcaacactgcgcttctgtacacaaccaaaaactgagtgctgcgGAATCAGCTGAAAACATGatcacatgatcacacagcccacagcgcctgtgtgctcagaacagggaatcgaacctcatctcagaaatccagaaacacaacagaaacagcaagtcGGTCGCTCACTCTCCCGCGCGAGCACGCTCTCCCTCACAttctctctcgcgctctctctctctctctctctctctctttctctttctctgtctctctctctgtctgatcaaacctgtgacttcaaaataaaagtgcactcgctgcatgtcggtgtgctcatcaaacgccctgatcgatcaggtctgatcaaacctcagactttaaaataaaagtgcactcgCCGCATGTCgtgtgctcatcaaacgccctgatcatggcagtaatgcaactgtaaaaaaaacctcatgatacagtccactgttttccaagtgcattgatgtgttctgcacagccagcaggagtgaactggttttaaatagcggcatggtacacgcaactgtgtgcacacgttaaaaaagtgaacacacgcagctgcaagtatgacatgaacatggaaaaaggctgagtatgcgcgcatttcgggcgtatttaaatgaaacacaatgccgcaatgagcagctctacgaatacgccagtgtgacaggggcttaatgaCAATCAACACACCAGCACTTCCTCCCCCACCACCCCACTCTCCATTCATGGGAGAGATGTCAACAGGCTCTTCAAAAGGCAAAACCCATGCAAATCAGCCGGACCTGACTCTGTCTCCCCATCCATGttgaagaactgtgcagaccaactgtcccCGGTGTTCATAaacatcttcaacacctcactggagGCATACTTAAAAGCCCCATCCCCATcaccaaaaaacaaagaacttcaggACTCAGACCTGtcaccctgacctctgtggtgatgaagaccttcaagcgccctcaagacagtggagatggttattGACTTCTGAAAAAACCAGTCCCgaccaaccccatcaccctgtgtgactccccattcaacattgtggagtccttccattacccggggatcaccatcacccaagtgggagctgaacgtcagctcttTCACCAAGAGGAGTAAAACAGAGGATGTACTCTCtgcagcagctgaggaagttcaacctgccgataacaatgatggtgaacttctacactgccatcactgagtccatcatctcctcttccatcaccttctggtacgctgctgccactgctaaggacagaagCAGATTACAGTGTAttatccatgcagcagagaaggtcattgactgcagtctgccatccctacagcacCCGTACACCTACAGAGCCCTGAGacaagcaaggaagattgtggccgatccctctcatccaggacacaaacgttttgtcaccttcccctctggcagacggctgaCGTTCATCAGGACTAAATCCTTAAGACAAAAACATTTATAACTATAATAAATAATGTCAGAAACCCCCTTTACACCCCCCCCAACTCCcataaagtacagattgatcatccctgcactgaaaggtactgtacatctgcatgccttgcacagccccattccactatattatACTTATttcacagtgaacatagttttgcccatttttctatttgactcctttacttcttccagaagtattttttccttttctttttattgttgtttatgcaccaatgacaccagatcaaattccttgtatgtgagaccttacttggcaataaattcaatttggATTCTGATTCGGAACTGATTCTGATCATcggcaaacaataaaaaaatgtaacattttcGATGATTCACAAATGTTAttaataaacaaaagaaaaagcaaaggTGATGTGAGGTGCTCAGCTTAAACACCAACAGACGCTTTTAGAATCTGGACAAAATTCAAGTGGTCAAGGTGTGAAAGTTCAGAAAACAgtcttttaaaaaaactatataaaCATAAACAACAATGCAATATACAGATCCCCCAACAACCACTCTTTCATTCACTCCCCCCTTCCCCCCACTTGCGTACACACAGGGAACATCTCCAAGTGCCTCCATGCTGGCACATgctcacatgcacgcacacacacacggtaaATTAATGGACTTAAAATATGTTTTCTTATTGCACATGGCCCTGATATAAGAGTCTTTGTTTTGTACATACTGCCCCTTTCATTTAACAGTCTGATTACTAATGGGACAAACCTGCTTGTTGTAATTTTCCTTTACCCCACTAACTCAGCTGGAACAATACTGTGTTGAGGTTGAGTAGGGTCATTAAGGTTGTGCTCAGCTTGACTCAGACTGAGTCCCATCACATCCAAGAGCTAACGTCTGGTCGCACCCGATGACGCTACCTACTGTCATAATCATGTACTACAACTTGGACTTGATTGTGCATGTTACCAACTACACAGATCAGGCCAAAAGACAATATGCTCTGAAGGGCAACCTTGTAAAACACTTCAATGATATAATGATCTCATTTAAAAATGCACAATTTTCATAAAAACATTTGCTGTTGCCTCTTCTTGTATATTCGCTGAACTTCACTTGGTCACGAGTTTCAATTCCTCAGTATTTAGAACTATTTAGAAGTATGAACTCTTAGATGGGTGTGTTATTGACAGTGACTACTAAAAACAGTTGACATGCAAATTCTCCTGTTACTAATGGTCCCCCACATTTTAGAAAGTGGTACATTTTCTACACTGAGTCTGGGCAAAGATGTATGTACATCAGTCAAACATTACGGTGAAACATGTCTCTTTGACCATCACTGCCTGCCTTCATCTGTTACATCAGTATTACATTCTCTTCACATTTTttccttcactttttttttttcgcattGCCACATTTTGACAACCAATAAGATATATACAGTGCGATGAGAAGTCTGCATACACTCATCATGAATGTCAATAATGTCAATATTGGACATTAAGCCAATTATTTGGAAGGTTCTTTTCTGGGGAAGAATGATTGCACAACATCTTTAAcaggaaaaaatatataattttgtGGATGTTTTAAATtatttggggatttttttttttttttttttttt from Thalassophryne amazonica chromosome 15, fThaAma1.1, whole genome shotgun sequence harbors:
- the si:ch211-113e8.10 gene encoding E3 ubiquitin-protein ligase ZFP91 isoform X5 — encoded protein: MEPSGDRTGDVINEKEPAEDKAAEEAPANSSLVTPRRGLRERAAGRPRSGVFASLTDINGSALSSQTSGRVLRDRSTRAVPAWLKDTKSDDEDEPSPPDVSVSRRRKVPNSRRRRNSESAGSAEPGAGDSVQTLDSEEPKGSATDAQGAQSHATFKASRCSVKTLCKTEPGLENPAASHVEEEGEVKDDGDHEINKKEDNCDVSEGVDDTILDEEDPQFQDDPGDLSFHSRSGAEEEAGLSSDDVPYRDDLNDQSYDPKEERDAPKAKRRAPPRQRDKKEKPPKTDGEVAEIKTEGTDEAEGFEEEIKMEEEMSEDPDGPRKRGRRKKDDKTPRLPKRRKKPPVQYVRCEMEGCGTVLAHPRYLQHHIKYQHLLKKKYVCPHPSCGRLFRLQKQLLRHAKHHTDQRDYICEFCARAFKSSHNLAVHRMIHTGEKPLQCEICGFTCRQKASLNWHMKKHDADATYQFSCSICGKKFEKKDCVVAHKAKSHPEVLIAEALAANAGALITTPTSLLELHGNPMQADVTGLEVSQVGQDGQVEQLSQEGQQAAQVSQMGHAAQQVSHQVVLLGQDQSLHTMPVTIALSPIDPPSPAENQQSHLHLQMPVQFVQPTQQSQQPQIQQLDLHSSSMVTQHQSQLPLIQSYSSQQQSQGQTQILQMTFQPVSQPQTHIQQMPIMGTSQQLQMLQTAAPSPPLLSPSQLQPQPQGRVSTNGDSFILDTPVLSSSPPSASSLQQPEAVGVDGVIWEQARRGEVLSDSGERH
- the si:ch211-113e8.10 gene encoding E3 ubiquitin-protein ligase ZFP91 isoform X1 codes for the protein MEPSGDRTGDVINEKEPAEDKAAEEAPANSSLVTPRRGLRERAAGRPRSGVFASLTDINGSALSSQTSGRVLRDRSTRAVPAWLKDTKSDDEDEPSPPDVSVSRRRKVPNSRRRRNSESAGSAEPGAGDSVQTLDSEEPKGSATDAQVPPSIRPGAQSHATFKASRCSVKTLCKTEPGLENPAGEHPVDEEGEVKDDGDHEINKKEDNCDVSEGVDDTILDEEDPQFQDDPGDLSFHSRSGAEEEAGLSSDDVPYRDDLNDQSYDPKEERDAPKAKRRAPPRQRDKKEKPPKTDGEVAEIKTEGTDEAEGFEEEIKMEEEMSEDPDGPRKRGRRKKDDKTPRLPKRRKKPPVQYVRCEMEGCGTVLAHPRYLQHHIKYQHLLKKKYVCPHPSCGRLFRLQKQLLRHAKHHTDQRDYICEFCARAFKSSHNLAVHRMIHTGEKPLQCEICGFTCRQKASLNWHMKKHDADATYQFSCSICGKKFEKKDCVVAHKAKSHPEVLIAEALAANAGALITTPTSLLELHGNPMQADVTGLEVSQVGQDGQVEQLSQEGQQAAQVSQMGHAAQQVSHQVVLLGQDQSLHTMPVTIALSPIDPPSPAENQQSHLHLQMPVQFVQPTQQSQQPQIQQLDLHSSSMVTQHQSQLPLIQSYSSQQQSQGQTQILQMTFQPVSQPQTHIQQMPIMGTSQQLQMLQTAAPSPPLLSPSQLQPQPQGRVSTNGDSFILDTPVLSSSPPSASSLQQPEAVGVDGVIWEQARRGEVLSDSGERH
- the si:ch211-113e8.10 gene encoding E3 ubiquitin-protein ligase ZFP91 isoform X2, translated to MEPSGDRTGDVINEKEPAEDKAAEEAPANSSLVTPRRGLRERAAGRPRSGVFASLTDINGSALSSQTSGRVLRDRSTRAVPAWLKDTKSDDEDEPSPPDVSVSRRRKVPNSRRRRNSESAGSAEPGAGDSVQTLDSEEPKGSATDAQVPPSIRPGAQSHATFKASRCSVKTLCKTEPGLENPAASHVEEEGEVKDDGDHEINKKEDNCDVSEGVDDTILDEEDPQFQDDPGDLSFHSRSGAEEEAGLSSDDVPYRDDLNDQSYDPKEERDAPKAKRRAPPRQRDKKEKPPKTDGEVAEIKTEGTDEAEGFEEEIKMEEEMSEDPDGPRKRGRRKKDDKTPRLPKRRKKPPVQYVRCEMEGCGTVLAHPRYLQHHIKYQHLLKKKYVCPHPSCGRLFRLQKQLLRHAKHHTDQRDYICEFCARAFKSSHNLAVHRMIHTGEKPLQCEICGFTCRQKASLNWHMKKHDADATYQFSCSICGKKFEKKDCVVAHKAKSHPEVLIAEALAANAGALITTPTSLLELHGNPMQADVTGLEVSQVGQDGQVEQLSQEGQQAAQVSQMGHAAQQVSHQVVLLGQDQSLHTMPVTIALSPIDPPSPAENQQSHLHLQMPVQFVQPTQQSQQPQIQQLDLHSSSMVTQHQSQLPLIQSYSSQQQSQGQTQILQMTFQPVSQPQTHIQQMPIMGTSQQLQMLQTAAPSPPLLSPSQLQPQPQGRVSTNGDSFILDTPVLSSSPPSASSLQQPEAVGVDGVIWEQARRGEVLSDSGERH